The Solanum lycopersicum chromosome 2, SLM_r2.1 DNA window attatgatgggttaacaagaataaaataacacatatgagtagttattttattataaagaattaatatataattttaatatatttctgTATTTGTGTGGGCAGATCctgttcatgttgatatgggGTCCCTGAAAATTACAGAAGCGAGTTCATCAGAAAGTTCTAAGGAAAAACGTGTACCAGTCGCACGACCTGATACTGGAAAAAATTGTGTAAAGCAAATTGAGCTGCTGGCTAATCATTTTGTTGTTGCATTTGATCCCCACTCTACCATTATGCATTATGATGTGAATATTCAACAACAGGCTGATGAGAATCGGCCTGTGAAGAATCTAACAAACAAGTCTGTTCTCCATATGATAAGAGCAAAGCTGTGCGAGGGATAACCCTATTCGATTTCCCCTAGATAATACTGCATATGACGGTAACAAGAACATTTTCAGTGCTGTTCAACTTCCTACTGGGTGTTTTGCTGTGAACTGGTCTGACGGGGAAGATTTTAAGTCACGCACTTATGACATTACCATCAACCTTGTTGCTGAATTACAACTTAGGAAGCTGGAACAATATTTGAGTGGAAACCTTTCGTATACTCCTCGTGATATACTGCAAGGAATGGATTTGTTTATGAAAGATAATCCTTCTAGACACAGGATTTCTGTAGGTCGTTGTTTCTACTCTAAGAATCCTCATAAAGACTTTAGATTCGGGGCTGCTGCATATAAAGGTTTTCAGCAGAGCTTAAAGCCTACAGAAGCAGGGTTGGCGTTGTGCTTAGATTACTCAGTTTTGGCACTCCGGAAACCAATGTCAGTGCTAAACTATCTGAggaactattttcaaatacctAAAGAAGATATTTTCAGGTACAACCATCAAGCTGCACATGATGCATTAAAGGGTTTGAAAGTCACAGTAAATCATCGTCGTACAAGCCAGAAGTTTGTTATTAAGAAGCTAACGGATCGCAAAACTAGTGAAATTACTTTCCCCCTTGAAGATCCAGAAGGCAAAGATCCCCCAAGGGATGTTCTTCTTGTTGAATACTTCAGGGATAAATATCAGCGGGAGATTCAGTTCAAGGATTTTCCTTCATTAGATGTTGGAAAAGGTAGTAAGATAAACTATGTCCCAATGGAATTCTGTGTCTTGGTTGAGGGACAACGGTTTCCTAAGGAGGAGTTGGACAAGGCATCTGCTATGTTTTTGAAGAACATGTCATTAGCTCAACCCAACGAGAGAAAGGAGGCAACTTGTGAAATGGTAAAGGCTGAAGATGGGCCGTGCGGGTATGTGAATTCCTTAAATATGTGTTATGCTTTCTCTTGAATTCCTTCTTTCCGgctagaaaataaaaaaaaaaactactactACATGTGATGAAATATCATGGATTTAATATCTCTGCTTTTATGTGTGGTTTTCTTGGCTCGCATGTTTGTTATGGCTTCATTTATGGAGCTTGCACATTTTGTTGAAATAGTAGTTAGTAGTTTATCTTctaatttttgttgtatttttaaatGAGAAATTTATGAATGGTAATTCTTAGTAAGCTGCCTTTTTGCCTCATCCTATGGTTGTCTTGCTAGCTGGGTCCCGTTATAGATTTTGAGGGCTTGATGTTTTCATTTGAGCAAGGCTCTTTCGGAACAACTTCTCTATCTCCATGAAGTAATGGTAAGGTCTTGCGGGATCTAActtggtatgttgttgtatgCATCATGAGTTtgttgatgatatactgatatatgTAATTCGCATCTTTTGTTTTTCCTTGTAATTTTCAATTGTTTATTGTAGGGCTATCACCGATAATTTTGGGATCAAAGTTGATAAGAACATGACCGGTGTTGTCGGTCGTGTTCTTCCTCCCCCTGATTTGAAGCTAGGCGGTCAAAGTCCACTTCGTGTGAATGATAAGTGCCAGTGGAACCTTGTTGGGAAATCTGTGGTGGAAGGCAAGGCACTTCAACGATGGGCTTTGATAGATTTTAGCTCTAAGGAACGCAACTGGCTAAGAGTTGACGAGTTTGTCATCGGATTGAGAGATCGGTGCAGCAAATTGAGTATTAATATGGAAGGACCTGCTGAAGTACATTTGACTGACATGCATGAACTCTCTGAAGTTGGCAAGGTTGAAAAACTTCTCAATTTTGTGGTTGATGCAGCTAAACGGAAAATCAAtggtaaacttcaaatgataGTTTGTGTTATGACATCAAAGCATAATGGGTACAAATATCTTAAATGGGTATCTGAGACAAAAATCGGCGTGGTAACCCAGTGTTGCTTGTCTACTAATGCCAACAAGGGACAGGATCAGTATCTTGCAAACCTCTGTATGAAGATTAATGCAAAACTTGGGGGCAGCAATATGGAACTTATGCAAAGACTCCCTAATTTTAGAAATGGAGACAATGTCATGTTCATCGGAGCTGATGTTAATCATCCTACTTCCCGGGATGCTGACAAATATCCATCCATAGCAGCCGTTGTTGCCACCATTAACTGGCCAGCTGCTAATAGATATGCTGCTAGAGTTTGTCCTCAGAAACACAGGACTGAGAAGATTCTAGAGTTTGGAAAGATGTGTGCAGACCTAGTTCGTACTTATGAGGAACTCAACTCTGTTAAACCAAACAAAATTGTTGTTTTCCGTGATGGTGTGAGTGGGAGTCAATTTGATATGGTACTCAACGAAGAGTTGAATGATTTGGTAAAAGATATATACGATCGTTACAAGTATAAACCTGAAATCACTCTTGTTGTGGCTCAGAAAAGACACCATACGCGACTATTTCCTAGGGAGGGAAATGTGCCTCCAGGTACTGTTGTGGATACGCAAATTGTTCATCCATTTGATTTTGACTTCTATCTTTGCAGCCACTTTGGACAGTTGGGTACTAGCAAGGCAACTCACTATCATGTTCTATGGGATGAGAATGGTTTCAATTCTGACAGCTTACAACGTCTTATATACAACATGTGCTTCACTTTTGCGCGATGCACTAAACCTGTCTCACTTGTTCCACCAGTTTACTACGCAGACCTTGTTGCTTACAGGGGACGGATGTTCCAGGAGGTGGTTATGGAGATGAACGCTTCTAGCTCTACAACTTCACCTGCCTCATTTGAACAAAGATTTTATAATTTGCAGCCTGATTTGCAGAACATTATGTTTTTTGTCTGATGGCACACTTTTTTTACCACACTGGGGAAGAGATGATTGTCTACATTTTGGAGAGTTTCTAATGGGATTTCATGCTTCTTTTATTCTCTATGCATTGATGTCTTAATGGTTTGattatgttttaataattttacttttacatgTCCCGTATTATGTATTCCCAGTCAAGTTGTTAATAAATTTGTGTtcatgtctctctctctctgttatTCAATGTGATAACATTTTCTCACTTTCTGTTTTTCCCttactgaaaaaaaaaaaaaaaaaaaaacttgagagaccttaatataatattataccaTCAAGTCACTAAAACTATCCGCAAGcaacatccaaaaaaaaaagaggttttATAATCTTATAAACAACCTTAGGCCAAATACgatttataatttcatttttttttgtgttaattaTCTCATGTACAATTTTACtccatttgtatttttataataatatgtatataattcTAATAGATAAGTATGtcatatttattaaaacaaGGATCATGATATATGGATAAGATATcctcatttttatttgaagttttttgatataaaaatatattatagaaaTTCGAAAAAGTAAAGCTTTGTTGACAACATTCCTtagtacataaaaaataaaaataaaattaaacggataatatatcaatactatcctgaatttgaaatataattaatcTGGAAGAGAAGTGCACATATGCTATTAGGAATATGAATAAAATTCTCACCGAAATTAACATGATAAGACACTAGAAAACTTCCTATTTAGAATATGAACTCTTAGTATTTtagagaaattttttatttgaagaattattatagtgaacaataaaaaatttctttgtcAGGTACTTAAaactttagttttttatttagtCTACAACCCCAAATACTTGCATTTAATTGCATGTAAATCATATTTGAGAGTTTTTATATCTTTCATTACATGTTATTGATATTATCTTTATCAATTTTTCCCaattgtgataaaaaaaatgcaaattaCAAAGTCAACAAATGAATAAATCAAGTACAATATCAAATTAAGATGGGTATAATCTCCTTTAATACTtgtgatcatttttttttaagttttgacattatatataaaaatagttatttgaaATAGACTTTGAGGAGAAGTAATTGGAAAGAATTAGTACGTCATAATTGaagcaaaaattaaatttgcttAGCAAAAGAATACAAAGGATTAAAATCTTAATTTAGCAATAACTTAGGGATTAAAATCTTAATTTAGCAATAACTTAGGGATCCCAACTTCAATTATTCCTTTTAGGGTTCCTTATTCCATTTTATATTATACCATATTTAATTAAACGCCAATGATCTGATACAATAAAATGATTTTAGTAAACTCTCTTTTGTCATAATTTCATCATAGTTCAAATTTCCCTCTAAGgttgtagtagtaataataataataataataaagtagcCATCAAATCTAACTTCAAACATTTGGTTAACATTATAAACACTATTTAAAAAAggtataattcaaattttataaataagaagtaaacacacaaaaaaaaatttaaatgtactCAAATAAAGTCATACTATATTAGTATTGTTTAAACAAATGTAAtactatatttaaataaatcgtattatttttcaaaattatgcaATGTCACACATGAATAAAAATCGTAAGAAAAACATGAAGTAGAACTagatgaataaaaattaatataagtaaaaataaaatcag harbors:
- the LOC101248264 gene encoding LOW QUALITY PROTEIN: protein argonaute 2-like (The sequence of the model RefSeq protein was modified relative to this genomic sequence to represent the inferred CDS: deleted 1 base in 1 codon), which gives rise to MDRGNYQRGGGDNTGRGRGNRGRGGRGGTHVGGGRGGPQMGSFHQPPQQWGNQPRGSGQYQFRGAPPGRGGTWVNQPVQRGGGNAWQRPQQQGSGVPITAWARPPPQQPQQQGSGGGVATAWARPPPPPQEVVDRPQSSDPVHVDMGSLKITEASSSESSKEKRVPVARPDTGKNCVKQIELLANHFVVAFDPHSTIMHYDVNIQQQADENRPVKNLTNKSVLHMIRAKLCRDNPIRFPLDNTAYDGNKNIFSAVQLPTGCFAVNWSDGEDFKSRTYDITINLVAELQLRKLEQYLSGNLSYTPRDILQGMDLFMKDNPSRHRISVGRCFYSKNPHKDFRFGAAAYKGFQQSLKPTEAGLALCLDYSVLALRKPMSVLNYLRNYFQIPKEDIFRYNHQAAHDALKGLKVTVNHRRTSQKFVIKKLTDRKTSEITFPLEDPEGKDPPRDVLLVEYFRDKYQREIQFKDFPSLDVGKGSKINYVPMEFCVLVEGQRFPKEELDKASAMFLKNMSLAQPNERKEATCEMVKAEDGPCGAITDNFGIKVDKNMTGVVGRVLPPPDLKLGGQSPLRVNDKCQWNLVGKSVVEGKALQRWALIDFSSKERNWLRVDEFVIGLRDRCSKLSINMEGPAEVHLTDMHELSEVGKVEKLLNFVVDAAKRKINGKLQMIVCVMTSKHNGYKYLKWVSETKIGVVTQCCLSTNANKGQDQYLANLCMKINAKLGGSNMELMQRLPNFRNGDNVMFIGADVNHPTSRDADKYPSIAAVVATINWPAANRYAARVCPQKHRTEKILEFGKMCADLVRTYEELNSVKPNKIVVFRDGVSGSQFDMVLNEELNDLVKDIYDRYKYKPEITLVVAQKRHHTRLFPREGNVPPGTVVDTQIVHPFDFDFYLCSHFGQLGTSKATHYHVLWDENGFNSDSLQRLIYNMCFTFARCTKPVSLVPPVYYADLVAYRGRMFQEVVMEMNASSSTTSPASFEQRFYNLQPDLQNIMFFV